Proteins encoded by one window of Amaranthus tricolor cultivar Red isolate AtriRed21 chromosome 4, ASM2621246v1, whole genome shotgun sequence:
- the LOC130809640 gene encoding uncharacterized protein LOC130809640, giving the protein MAAAEARAAWQRVANRYFVQEDAKRAPKLACCQSSTSSSKQVDSGLANVADPPDHRTVSRMRYNRTRSYSNLSSDTKWWVQRQPNHGLQRALNQQFNSKTDDVETLNEDLPIKIIATMDEECMEDVYKDIESFLDVKKQCESGLGEPGILDSNKVDQDFLDVKNMTDYYELLEKEMVGSSNADSSWIRGEKVPWWRVTDEEELASFVAQKSLHHVENCDLPPPQNMHSRRVPYKRAKSIDHDEIYVLSLDWEARSEAVSSPSSVVSQRNHWSSVRGVSQNEYASSEVISTKSDIPEKGRVSDDDPCKAKLLEALCHSQTRAREAEKAAKQAYTEKEHVLKLFFRQASQLFAYRQWLKLLQLENLLLQTENDYSPLSTLPDLLPWMAHKSRKRLRKGWQKAIKAKRRKRYLQENDIGKYAVAFAVGFTLVSAGLILGWTVGWMLPAF; this is encoded by the exons ATGGCTGCTGCAGAAGCAAGAGCAGCCTGGCAAAGAGTAGCTAACCGTTACTTCGTCCAAGAAGATGCTAAAAGAGCTCCCAAATTAGCTTGTTGTCAATCTTCCACTTCGTCATCCAAACAAGTCGATTCCGGACTTGCCAATGTTGCCGATCCCCCAGATCATCGCACTGTAAGTCGTATGCGTTATAATAGGACCCGATCATATTCTAATTTGTCGTCTGATACGAAATGGTGGGTCCAAAGACAGCCAAATCACGGGCTTCAAAGAGCCCTGAATCAGCAGTTTAATTCTAAGACAGATGATGTGGAGACCTTAAACGAAGATTTACCGATTAAGATTATTGCTACGATGGATGAGGAATGTATGGAGGATGTTTATAAGGATATCGAGTCCTTTCTAGACGTCAAAAAACAATGTGAATCGGGATTAGGAGAGCCGGGTATTCTTGATAGTAATAAGGTGGATCAGGATTTCCTTGATGTAAAGAACATGACAGATTATTATGAGTTATTGGAAAAGGAGATGGTTGGTAGTTCAAATGCAGATTCTTCTTGGATTAGAGGGGAGAAGGTTCCTTGGTGGCGTGTGACGGATGAGGAAGAGTTGGCCTCGTTTGTGGCGCAGAAATCGCTTCACCACGTTGAAAATTGTGATCTTCCTCCCCCTCAAAACATGCACTCGAGAAGGGTGCCGTATAAACGAGCGAAGTCTATTGATCATGATGAGATTTATGTGTTGTCTTTAGACTGGGAGGCTCGTAGCGAGGCTGTTTCGAGTCCATCTTCCGTTGTGTCACAGAGGAATCATTGGTCTTCCGTTCGAGGAGTTTCTCAAAATGAATATGCATCTTCTGAAGTTATAAG CACAAAGAGTGACATACCCGAAAAGGGAAGGGTTTCCGATGATGACCCGTGTAAGGCGAAGCTACTTGAAGCACTATGTCATTCCCAAACTCGTGCAAGGGAAGCCGAGAAGGCGGCAAAACAAGCGTACACCGAGAAAGAACACGTTCTCAAGCTCTTTTTCCGACAAGCGTCACAACTGTTTGCGTATAGACAGTGGTTAAAACTACTACAATTAGAGAATCTTCTCCTACAGACGGAGAACGACTACTCACCTCTTAGCACGTTGCCTGATTTACTTCCTTGGATGGCTCATAAATCCCGAAAAAGGCTGCGTAAAGGCTGGCAGAAGGCAATCAAAGCTAAGCGACGTAAGCGATACTTGCAAGAAAATGATATCGGTAAATACGCAGTTGCTTTTGCTGTAGGCTTCACGCTTGTTAGCGCTGGGTTGATTCTCGGTTGGACGGTTGGTTGGATGCTACCGGCATTTTAG